The Plasmodium knowlesi strain H genome assembly, chromosome: 4 genome window below encodes:
- a CDS encoding SICAvar, type I, with the protein MTTQGGAGSSAGSGGMTTPLWQEWMQEMLKNGSFKTNENIPERLKEKLMETWNDLTERLKSGELGEIAKLCGDMDKLGKSRMDKEGDSLKVFCKAMVQVRYFTSGLKKEGGKVEIEKSIKSHEWYPRCLVGMVALSELYGDHCDLERVVEKLGSTVNEKLGGRLNGGENSSYPDKCKSITSEDILLGKAILGEEIRTWVKGDRQKAEQYDNERKVAKASGKGDPPNLSIRKMGGVVYDGEGLCKGGVDGKSPRTSEEKKQQLKNNTGSMAKLFGIVGTTPTATTTQGSGGSSNPFDVLIKDDLSLQPGTLNDILAPLVESSTAGVTSVDITKIEGAVQQLKTAAQDQLAVACIQQNKDNTSSDALCKRLTCIQNYLNTQTSAQGTGQKATNKFWDEKVKELWTELSDAMNTNGTAGSGDDCENVKDGSSGDRPATPSEKAACNFLHAGFKALYKDMSASPASATTSASSPDDVLKNNPSFRQTMGCFLLHAYAKHMKDKAVCDIEQGITTAFNAWKNPKEKASSACIVNGKELCVPCHWQGDDKNWEECKIKTNDQGEMKNVKEKLDVIVDKEDTKIQTMAKEVNKVEELCDQFKCVANRWMKQGNGGTGGKREWDQVWDKVKEQISPLRTALGSATSKEKNGNLDTYCSNITGGNGKEACLLIAAGLKNLYDIQDNGNNSVEASFKRTMRCVLLNAIADKLEDKEFPCKDEKHTKEGIKHAFETKNAAIRGGSNCSSNDKCFTCPRYDSNFDNCKVNNNNDKVKEKVQGMVKDEALTTTSTTPLTTSSLTTTICKPCDQTDLCEQLNCIAPKWRANRNNQPISGIIEDAGWIFGGLLDHMKDRTKQTAVASHCDRDKDDADWGADAHGVANKTACEMVAGGLFRISNIKDEYNIGPKGQNLNPYDNQEYKQLVGCFMLKTIVQKMKEQSPICDISKGIKAAFAKANDIARVHCNNGKPCFVCKWDDIEDNNKHHSCTVGNETVKVKEKLEKLLEDSEKKTKLNATLEKITTTEGNSGLLCRRLQCLSSKVEALKLQVPPNSNACNFWEGPVKEELKRMFNDIATDGQKKSIANTNYATCQSFGDGNADSVERKACNHIAAGLKYIKTKTNSGNDKQLLERAVACIALNLYADQIKKESKEKCPIDEKRIEKMFDYWNRINNNSCSSGDNNCFKCERKADFKDCELSVTSSLIHTTPNGTCNTNATNVKTKMEGLLFNNEDPSQSPSKSISQVKETLSTITNMKNSFCTQLQCAAKQYAKKTKGQSTDIKWNDINSVVEEELRKLLEHITKVQNWEGAAQYCKGNIGPSKGDTPGEKKAKQKACKLFALGLNHISQINENETGGPLRKTMMCAALNLYADQLIIKSTKQCPLDDKKLKEAIEHAFQKGNATMKNGGTSCNTQGNNSCFVCNRQDKNDFANCQIGNNSTDKVGEKMTILLDKEDKSNSQPNTNTSKMEQTLDKINSKDIFCTELQCAIKQHYNKDKIKKGNPTWENIKHDATKELTKLLEHMMQPSEQKDVDKYCKDKEDEWYKLGHKQSKTNKAACLLFASGLKHIYGRGQGRASGPVKGPSFEQTMGCLFLKEYAKQLQKMANDKKRGNSWVHPLCDIDKGIKHAFEQSEKIMKSVLNECKDGPNGISCIVCTQKEDYYKCKIGSDSVKTNVETIFQDDQKQNQMQETLENTVCPILLTDLLTPFLPLAPVSIGLSAMAYYLWKYFGPLGKGGPRFRRSPGEIPGPSVQEQVLDHVQQDSSHEYQLVKERKPRSAPTRTKRSGRVNRRTIIEIHFEVLDECQKGDTQLNQKDFLELLVQEFMGSEFMEEEQVSKEEVLMEGVPMESVPMERVPSLGSGFMV; encoded by the exons ATGACAACACAAGGTGGTGCCGGTAGTAGTGCCGGTAGCGGCGGTATGACGACGCCCCTATGGCAAGAATGGATGCAGGAGATGctgaaaaatggaagtttCAAGACCAATGAGAACATTCCA GAACGacttaaagaaaaattaatggaaACATGGAATGATTTGACCGAAAGACTGAAGTCCGGGGAGTTAGGCGAAATAGCTAAACTGTGTGGGGACATGGATAAACTGGGAAAGAGTCGTATGGATAAAGAGGGAGATAGTTTAAAGGTATTCTGCAAAGCTATGGTCCAAGTTCGATATTTTACAAGTGGACTGAAGAAAGAGGGTGGGAAGGTGGAAATTGAGAAATCCATTAAATCGCATGAATGGTATCCACGTTGTTTAGTAGGTATGGTGGCGCTATCCGAATTGTACGGAGATCATTGCGATTTGGAAAGAGTTGTGGAGAAACTGGGGAGCACAGTCAATGAAAAATTAGGAGGACGCCTGAATGGAGGTGAGAATTCATCCTACCCGGATAAATGTAAAAGCATCACTTCTGAGGATATACTCCTTGGTAAAGCAATTCTTGGGGAGGAAATAAGAACTTGGGTTAAGGGAGATAGGCAGAAAGCTGAGCAGTATGATAATGAAAGGAAGGTGGCAAAGGCAAGTGGGAAGGGGGACCCTCCGAATTTGTCAATTCGAAAAATGGGAGGAGTAGTATACGATGGTGAGGGTTTATGTAAGGGAGGGGTTGATGGGAAGTCTCCTCGGACatcagaagaaaagaaacaacaGTTAAAGAATAACACAGGCAGCATGGCAAAATTGTTCGGAATAGTTGGCACCACTCCTACTGCCACCACCACTCAAGGTAGTGGTGGTTCGTCAAATCCGTTCGACGTATTAATAAAGGACGACTTAAGTCTACAACCGGGAACATTGAACGACATACTTGCCCCCTTAGTGGAGAGTAGTACTGCCGGTGTAACTTCAGTTGACATAACAAAAATAGAGGGGGCAGTGCAACAATTGAAGACAGCAGCCCAGGACCAATTAG cTGTAGCATGTATCCAGCAGAACAAGGACAACACCAGTAGTGACGCCTTATGCAAACGCCTAACATGTATACAGAATTACTTGAATACGCAGACCAGTGCACAAGGAACAGGACAAAAGGCTACT AACAAGTTTTGGGATGAGAAGGTAAAGGAGCTGTGGACAGAACTGTCAGATGCAATGAACACAAATGGTACAGCAGGAAGCGGAGATGATTGCGAAAATGTGAAAGATGGAAGTAGCGGTGATAGACCAGCAACTCCTTCTGAAAAGGCGGCATGCAATTtcttgcatgccggctttaAAGCACTGTACAAGGATATGTCGGCGTCGCCGGCGTCGGCGACGACGTCGGCGTCGTCGCCAGACGACGTCTTaaagaacaacccatcgtttagacaaacgatgggttgtttcttacttcatgcttatgcaaaacacatgaaagatAAAGCTGTTTGTGACATAGAGCAAGGAATAACAACGGCATTTAATGCATGGAAGAACCCAAAGGAAAAAGCATCTTCCGCTTGTATTGTCAATGGCAAGGAACTCTGCGTTCCTTGCCATTGGCAAGGGGATGACAAAAATTGGGAGGAatgcaaaattaaaacaaatgaccagggggaaatgaaaaatgtgaaagagAAATTGGATGTAATTGTCGATAAGGAGGACACCAAAATTCAAACCATGGCAAAGGAAGTAAATAAAGTAGAAGAGCTCTGTGACCAGTTCAAATGTGTTGCCAACAGATGGATGAAGCAAGGTAACGGTGGTACTGGAGGAAAACGTGAATGG GATCAAGTGTGGGACAAAGTCAAAGAGCAAATCTCCCCCCTTCGCACTGCCCTGGGCAGTGCTACATCTAAAGAGAAGAATGGCAACCTTGATACATACTGCAGCAATATCACCGGAGGGAATGGAAAGGAGGCTTGcctccttatagcagcaggattaaaaaacctcTACGACATCCAAGACAACGGCAACAACTCTGTTGAGGCATCGTTCAAAAGAACGATGCgctgtgttttattaaatgccattGCCGATAAATTAGAAGACAAAGAATTTCCATGTAAGGATGAAAAACATACGAAGGAAGGGATAAAGCATGCTTTTGAGACGAAGAATGCAGCTATTAGGGGGGGCAGTAACTGCAGTAGTaatgataaatgttttacGTGTCCGAGGTATGACAGTAATTTTGACAATTGCAAGGTGAATAATAACAATGACAAAGTAAAGGAGAAAGTTCAAGGAATGGTTAAGGATGAGGCTCTTACTACTACTAGTACTACTCCCTTAACGACGTCTTCTCTAACTAcgaccatat GTAAACCGTGTGATCAGACGGACTTATGTGAACAACTTAATTGTATTGCGCCCAAGTGGAGAGCAAATAGAAATAACCAGCCCATC AGTGGAATTATTGAGGACGCCGGCTGGATTTTCGGGGGACTCCTAGATCACATGAAGGACAGAACAAAACAGACTGCAGTTGCCTCCCACTGCGACAGGGACAAAGACGACGCTGACTGGGGCGCCGATGCCCACGGCGTCGCGAACAAGACCGCCTGCGAGATGGTCGCAGGCGGTTTGTTCCGCATATCTAATATTAAGGATGAATATAACATAGGGCCCAAGGGTCAGAATCTAAACCCTTATGATAACCAAGAGTATAAACAATTAGTAGGCTGCTTCATGTTAAAGACCAtcgtacaaaaaatgaaagaacaaaGCCCCATTTGTGACATATCTAAAGGGATTAAGGCAGCTTTTGCAAAGGCAAATGATATTGCAAGGGTTCATTGCAATAACGGTAAACCATGCTTCGTTTGCAAATGGGACGATATTGAGGATAATAACAAACATCACAGTTGCACGGTTGGCAATGAAACTGTGAAAGTGAAGGAGAAACTGGAAAAATTACTCGAGGACAGTGAAAAAAAGACCAAACTTAATGCCACCCTGGAAAAAATAACTACAACAGAAGGGAACAGCGGCCTCTTATGCAGGCGTCTCCAGTGTTTATCATCGAAAGTTGAAGCACTTAAACTACAGGTACCACCAAACAGCAATGCG tgtaaCTTTTGGGAAGGCCCTGTTAAAGAAGAACTGAAGAGGATGTTCAACGATATCGCCACAGACGGACAGAAGAAATCAATAGCAAACACTAATTACGCAACGTGCCAAAGCTTCGGTGATGGTAATGctgatagtgttgaaagaaaagcttgtaatcacATCGCGGCGGGACTGAAATACATAAAAACCAAAACAAATAGTGGTAATGACAAGCAACTGCTCGAACGAGCAGTTgcttgtattgctcttaatctttatgctgatcaaataaaaaaagagtcGAAGGAGAAATGTCCAATTGATGAGaaaagaatagaaaaaatgtttgatTATTGGAATCGAATTAATAATAATTCGTGTTCAAGTGGGGATAATAATTGTTTTAAGTGTGAAAGGAAAGCTGATTTTAAGGATTGCGAACTAAGTGTTACTAGCTCTTTGATTCATACAACACCAAATGGAACTTGCAATACTAACGCAACTAACGTGAAGACTAAAATGGAAGGTCTCCTCTTCAACAACGAAGACCCATCCCAATCCCCATCGAAATCCATCTCCCAAGTGAAGGAAACATTATCCACTATCACTAACATGAAGAactctttctgtactcaactccaatgtgcagcaaaacaatacGCGAAGAAGACAAAAGGGCAAAGCACCGATATAAAATGG aaTGACATAAACAGTGTTGTTGAAGAGGAATTAAGGAAACTTCTAGAACATATTACGAAAGTTCAGAATTGGGAAGGCGCTGCCCAATACTGCAAGGGCAACATCGGTCCGTCGAAGGGAGACAcaccaggagaaaaaaaagcaaagcaaaaagcttgtaagctttttgctttaggtTTAAATCATATTTCTCAAataaacgaaaatgaaacTGGTGGACCACTTAgaaaaactatgatgtgcgcagcacttaatctttatgctgatcaattaattATAAAATCAACAAAACAATGTCCTTtagatgataaaaaattaaaagaggcAATAGAACACGCTTTCCAAAAAGGTAATGCCACTATGAAGAATGGAGGAACTTCATGCAACACTCAGGGcaataattcttgttttgtttgcaatAGGCAAGACAAAAACGATTTTGCCaattgccaaattggcaATAATTCCACTGACAAAGTAGGGGAGAAAATGACCATTCTCCTCGACAAGGAAGACAAATCCAATTCCCAACCCAACACCAACACcagcaaaatggaacaaacacTTGACAAAATTAATAGTAAGGACATTTTCTGTACTGAACTACAATGTGCCATCAAACAACACTACAACaaagacaaaattaaaaagggaaacccCACTTGG gaAAACATCAAACATGACGCCACGAAGGAATTAACGAAACTTCTAGAACATATGATGCAACCTTCGGAGCAGAAGGACGTTGACAAATACTGTAAAGACAAGGAAGATGAATGGTATAAACTTGGCCATAAACagagcaaaacaaataaagcagcttgtttactctttgcttcaggattaaaacacatttatgGCCGCGGTCAGGGCCGTGCCAGCGGCCCTGttaagggcccatcgtttgaacaaacgatgggttgcttatttcttaaagagtatgcaaaacaattgcaaaaaatggcaaatgataagaaaaggggaaatagttgggtacatcctctttgtgacatagataagggcataaaacatgcttttgaacaaagtgaaaaaattatgaagagtgTATTAAATGAATGCAAGGATGGTCCCAATGGTATTTCTTGTAttgtatgcacacaaaaggaagattattataaatgcaaaattggcTCTGACAGTGTAAAGACCAACGTGGAAACAATCTTCCAAGACGACCAGAAGCAAAACCAAATGCAagaaacattagagaatacagtctgtcccatccttcttacggatctccttaccccttttcttcctttggctcctgtctctattggcctttctgctatggcttattacctttggaag tatttcggtcctcttggtaaaggaggaccacgtttcagaagatctcctggtgaaattcctggtccatcagtacaggaacaagtcctcgatcatgtgcagcaagatagttcacatgaatatcaattggtgaaggaacgaaaacctcgttctgctccaactagaacgaaacgttctggtcgcgtgaatcgtcgcacgattattgaaattcattttgaagtgttggatgaatgtcaaaaaggggacacacaattgaaccaaaaggattttctggaacttttggttcaagagtttatgggatcggaatttatggaagaagaacaggtttctaaggaagaggttcttatggaaggggttcctatggaaagtgttccaatggaacgtgttccaagtttaggttccgggtttatggtttag
- a CDS encoding SICAvar, type I (fragment) — protein sequence GSSSSSSSSSSGSSGGGSSWLGRWGFGSFSIPSPVKAVAGAVSTIRDSVVSAGQKVWDSGSRFLDNVQTRVATALSPVTWITSASSAISAASNVAPSVIETFHEVVGGELQIHTPAPAPPQPVKPAPLPKPVTPAPTTKPTNPWDRLIPFVALAPATVAISIFSYLIWKYFAQLRKIRLYRTAPLRIPGPSVQEQVLDHVEEAGSHEYQLVKERKPPSVPARTKRSARDPAGGGRVNRRTIIKIHFELVDECQKGNTKLTQNDFLELLVREFMGSEFMEEEEQVSKEEVLMESVPMEHAPILGSVFMV from the exons GGTTCAAGTTCGAGTTCAAGTTCTTCATCTTCCGGTAGTAGTGGTGGTGGTAGTAGTTGGTTGGGGAGATGGGGTTTTGGTAGTTTTAGTATTCCATCACCAGTCAAAGCCGTTGCTGGGGCTGTTTCTACTATAAGGGATAGTGTGGTTTCTGCTGGTCAAAAAGTGTGGGATTCTGGGTCACGATTTCTTGATAACGTGCAAACAAGAGTTGCGACTGCGCTGTCTCCAGTTACATGGATCACATCAGCTTCATCTGCCATTAGTGCTGCTTCTAATGTAGCTCCCTCAGTTATAGAGACATTTCATGAAGTTGTAGGAGGTGAACTACAAATTCATACTCCAGCACCTGCTCCTCCTCAACCAGTCAAACCGGCTCCACTACCCAAACCAGTTACTCCTGCCCCCACCACGAAGCCTACAAATCCTTGGGATCGGCTTATCCCTTTTGTTGCGTTGGCTCCTGCTACAGTTgctatttctattttttcttacttaatctggaag TATTTTGCTCAACTGCGTAAGATAAGACTCTACAGAACAGCTCCTTTAAGAATTCCcggtccatcagtacaggaacaagtcctcgatcatgtggaagaagccggttcacatgaatatcaattggtgaaggaacgaaaacctccaTCTGTTCCAGcgagaacaaaacgttctgcACGCGATCCTGCTGGTGgtggtcgcgtgaatcgccgcaccattattaaaattcattttgaactggtggacgaatgtcaaaaagggaacacaAAATTGACTCAGAatgattttctggaacttttagTTCGAGAGTTTATGGGAAgcgaatttatggaagaagaagaacaggtttctaaggaagaggttcttatggaaagtgttccaatggaacatGCTCCAATTTTAGGTTccgtgtttatggtttag